Proteins encoded within one genomic window of Nitrospina gracilis 3/211:
- the era gene encoding GTPase Era: MRSAHNITTNDTGFKSGYASLIGKPNVGKSTLLNRLVREKLAAMSRRPQTTRNRITGVCHLKGGQIILMDTPGIHQGARKLNEEMVKTSLSTYGDVDLILFMIDARQGCGEDDAFVLESLKQSRTPKILVINKIDLIPKARILELTSEINARETFVETVPISALKEDGLDLLEQVILKHLPEGPRYFPEDMITDAPEEFLIMEIIREKIFKLTAMEIPYSVAVVVDGLREGKRGMLVIDATIFVEKASQKKIVIGGGGKLLKKIGTWSREEIERRFGNKVFLNLYVKVKERWRDNVRDLKEFGYKHGFH; the protein is encoded by the coding sequence TTGAGGAGTGCCCACAATATCACCACCAACGACACAGGATTCAAATCCGGCTACGCCAGTTTGATCGGCAAGCCCAACGTTGGCAAATCGACGTTACTCAACCGGCTGGTCCGCGAAAAGCTGGCGGCCATGTCGCGCCGTCCCCAGACCACACGCAACCGGATCACCGGCGTCTGCCACCTTAAAGGAGGGCAGATCATCCTCATGGACACGCCGGGCATCCACCAGGGCGCGCGTAAGCTGAACGAGGAGATGGTGAAGACCTCGCTCAGCACCTACGGGGATGTGGACCTGATCCTGTTCATGATCGACGCCCGGCAGGGATGCGGGGAAGACGATGCGTTTGTGCTGGAATCCCTGAAGCAGTCGCGCACGCCGAAAATACTGGTGATCAACAAAATCGATCTGATCCCCAAAGCGCGTATTCTGGAATTGACCAGCGAGATCAACGCGCGTGAGACGTTTGTCGAAACCGTGCCCATTTCGGCATTGAAGGAAGACGGGCTGGATCTTCTGGAGCAGGTGATCCTCAAACACCTTCCTGAAGGGCCGCGCTATTTTCCCGAGGACATGATCACCGACGCGCCCGAAGAATTTCTTATAATGGAAATCATTCGCGAAAAAATTTTCAAACTGACTGCAATGGAAATACCTTATTCCGTTGCGGTGGTAGTGGATGGTTTGCGTGAGGGGAAACGTGGTATGTTGGTGATCGATGCAACCATTTTCGTGGAAAAAGCATCTCAAAAGAAAATAGTCATCGGTGGCGGTGGAAAATTGTTGAAGAAGATCGGCACCTGGTCACGCGAAGAGATCGAGCGGCGTTTCGGAAACAAGGTATTCCTCAACCTGTATGTTAAAGTGAAAGAGCGATGGCGCGACAACGTTCGTGACCTTAAGGAGTTTGGGTACAAGCATGGTTTCCATTAA
- the bfr gene encoding bacterioferritin, producing the protein MKGDKKIIDALNDILTGELTAINIYYLHYKMQENWGYEKLAEHSRAESMHEMKHANQLIERILFLEGAPNMARYEEIPVGKNCQEQLKSEYAYEKKHVEKLKKHIRLCLDKNDFVTKELLDGILKDSEESCDWLETQFSRIQDIGIQNYLTEHMKTEE; encoded by the coding sequence ATGAAAGGTGATAAAAAAATCATCGACGCGCTCAATGATATTTTGACCGGGGAATTGACCGCCATCAATATTTACTATCTGCATTACAAGATGCAGGAAAACTGGGGGTATGAAAAACTGGCCGAGCACAGCCGGGCCGAATCGATGCACGAGATGAAACACGCCAACCAGCTCATCGAACGCATTCTGTTTCTGGAAGGCGCTCCCAACATGGCCCGATACGAGGAGATCCCCGTCGGCAAGAATTGCCAGGAGCAGTTGAAAAGCGAATACGCCTACGAAAAGAAACACGTTGAAAAACTTAAAAAGCACATTCGGCTGTGCCTTGACAAAAACGACTTTGTCACCAAGGAACTTCTCGATGGGATCCTGAAGGATTCAGAGGAAAGCTGTGATTGGCTGGAAACCCAGTTCTCGCGTATTCAGGACATTGGGATTCAGAACTATCTGACAGAGCATATGAAGACGGAAGAATAA
- a CDS encoding TfoX/Sxy family protein codes for MTDSSYTDFILEQLEGLGPVRCRAMFGGHGLYADDVFFGIIYNNVLYLKTDGKTVSQYVGQGMRPFQPRPGQTLKNYYEVPTEVLENADRLIEWARKAVAVDDSKK; via the coding sequence ATGACAGATTCTTCCTACACCGACTTTATTCTGGAACAGCTTGAAGGGCTGGGACCGGTGCGTTGCCGCGCCATGTTTGGCGGTCACGGACTTTATGCCGATGACGTTTTTTTCGGCATTATTTACAACAACGTGCTGTATTTAAAAACGGATGGGAAAACCGTGTCCCAATACGTGGGGCAGGGAATGCGGCCGTTCCAGCCGCGACCAGGCCAGACCCTCAAAAACTATTACGAAGTTCCTACAGAGGTACTGGAAAACGCCGACAGGCTGATTGAGTGGGCGAGGAAAGCCGTGGCGGTGGACGATTCCAAAAAATGA
- a CDS encoding glycosyltransferase: protein MAWLTVLQFIVVVTVVVYFGSNLLSLVRVRPAAPPLPRMPFVSICVPARNEERDIEACLTSLLTQDYPEFEVIVVDDHSTDRTSEIIHALQEKHPRLKSIQSAPLPEGWYGKPFALHQASQVANGKLLLFTDADPVFEPHALASAVHFMQLRRLDLLTLMPRALFGSFWERAVQPVVFGLIAGLSRFRKIADPNDPHAMGFGAFILITRDLYRKMGGHEAVRARILEDISLARVAKQNGGRVLAADGKRLFSIRMYHSLKEIWEGWRKNVFLAFKQSIPKTVYYAAMILGFTVTPWLVVVANAAVDAPAWVQAVSTVALLIVLFTEVSLCEELELSGWCIWIFPLGGLVVCGILFNSMIHVLFKKQSMWRGRRYASPT, encoded by the coding sequence ATGGCATGGCTCACGGTTTTGCAATTTATAGTGGTTGTGACCGTTGTGGTGTATTTCGGGTCCAACCTGCTGTCGCTGGTGCGGGTGCGCCCGGCGGCACCGCCTCTGCCGCGCATGCCATTTGTCTCCATATGCGTGCCCGCCCGCAACGAGGAACGCGATATCGAAGCTTGCCTGACGTCGCTCCTCACGCAGGATTACCCGGAGTTCGAAGTCATCGTCGTTGATGACCACTCCACCGACCGCACGTCCGAAATCATCCATGCGTTGCAGGAAAAGCATCCCCGCCTGAAAAGCATCCAGAGCGCGCCCCTGCCGGAAGGCTGGTACGGCAAACCGTTCGCACTTCACCAGGCCAGCCAGGTGGCAAATGGAAAGCTGTTGCTGTTTACCGACGCCGACCCTGTTTTCGAGCCCCACGCGCTGGCATCGGCGGTGCATTTCATGCAATTGCGAAGGCTGGATCTATTGACCCTCATGCCGCGTGCGCTCTTCGGTTCGTTTTGGGAGCGGGCTGTGCAGCCGGTGGTCTTCGGTCTGATCGCGGGATTGAGCCGATTTCGGAAGATTGCCGATCCCAACGACCCTCACGCAATGGGTTTTGGCGCGTTCATCCTGATCACCCGCGACCTGTACCGCAAGATGGGTGGGCACGAAGCCGTGCGCGCGCGCATTCTGGAGGATATCAGTCTCGCCCGCGTGGCTAAGCAGAACGGCGGGCGTGTGCTGGCCGCCGACGGCAAACGGCTGTTCTCCATCCGCATGTACCATTCGCTGAAGGAAATCTGGGAAGGCTGGAGGAAGAACGTGTTCCTCGCATTCAAGCAGTCGATCCCGAAGACGGTTTATTACGCCGCGATGATCCTCGGTTTCACCGTGACGCCGTGGCTGGTGGTGGTTGCCAACGCGGCAGTCGATGCCCCGGCGTGGGTGCAGGCGGTGTCCACCGTTGCTCTCCTCATAGTGTTGTTCACCGAAGTCAGCCTGTGCGAGGAGCTGGAGCTTTCCGGCTGGTGCATCTGGATTTTTCCGCTTGGCGGCCTCGTGGTGTGCGGCATCCTGTTCAACTCCATGATCCACGTACTGTTCAAGAAACAATCCATGTGGCGGGGGCGGCGCTACGCTTCGCCTACCTGA
- a CDS encoding FMN-binding protein — protein sequence MNKLNAKKPNPLYGGLALIMLAVWIGMTALPAHALNVSNKEDALQHLFPGVSKVIKKKIWLSTAQRKAISKLAQQNVSEERINVYVGMQGSTPVGYAIFDSVKNRSWPLSFVTVLNQDGTVKDVEVLQYEGARVWNIQYDSWLKQFFGKKIGADYIPNAVTGATVSVRVVTAGVKKASAIYQILFLDKVK from the coding sequence ATGAATAAATTGAACGCGAAGAAACCCAACCCGCTTTATGGGGGCCTGGCGTTGATCATGCTGGCTGTATGGATCGGGATGACTGCATTACCGGCCCATGCTTTAAATGTCAGCAACAAGGAGGATGCGCTTCAGCACCTGTTCCCCGGCGTCAGCAAAGTCATCAAGAAAAAAATCTGGCTCAGCACAGCCCAGCGGAAGGCAATTTCGAAACTGGCCCAGCAAAACGTTTCCGAGGAACGCATCAACGTGTACGTGGGCATGCAGGGCAGCACCCCTGTTGGCTACGCCATATTCGATTCGGTAAAAAACCGATCCTGGCCGCTCAGCTTCGTGACGGTTTTGAATCAGGATGGTACGGTAAAGGACGTGGAGGTCCTGCAGTATGAGGGGGCTCGCGTCTGGAACATCCAGTACGACTCCTGGTTGAAGCAGTTTTTCGGGAAAAAGATCGGAGCCGATTACATCCCAAACGCTGTCACCGGCGCGACGGTGTCCGTCCGTGTTGTTACGGCCGGGGTCAAAAAGGCTTCCGCCATCTACCAGATCCTGTTTCTGGACAAGGTAAAATGA
- a CDS encoding MazG nucleotide pyrophosphohydrolase domain-containing protein: MFAKLDEEIAEFKEAVRDGDEEHVESELGDILFVLANVARFKKLDAEEALRQTNNKFVKRFHYIEEQVAKQGKELKDTPLEEMERYWQESKNKS, from the coding sequence GTGTTCGCCAAGTTGGACGAGGAGATCGCCGAGTTCAAGGAAGCGGTACGGGACGGCGACGAGGAGCATGTGGAAAGCGAACTGGGCGACATTTTATTCGTGCTGGCCAACGTCGCCCGCTTCAAGAAACTCGATGCCGAAGAAGCCCTGCGCCAGACCAATAACAAGTTCGTAAAGCGCTTTCATTATATTGAAGAGCAGGTGGCGAAACAGGGCAAGGAACTCAAGGACACGCCGCTCGAAGAAATGGAACGCTACTGGCAGGAATCGAAAAATAAGTCGTAG
- the map gene encoding type I methionyl aminopeptidase has protein sequence MVSIKTDEEIEKMRVTGRLAAEVLVMIESYIKPGVTTNELNDICHDYIIKKGAIPAPLNYRGFPKSICTSVNDEVCHGIPSDRKLRNGDIVNLDVTTIVDGYHGDTNKTFFVGSPRKNAQKLTEATKIALHKAIDVVRPGAHLGDIGATIQQFVERKGYSVVREFCGHGIGAKFHDEPQVLHFGQFGQGMELRQGMTFTIEPMVNMGGRELRILDDNWTAVTLDGSLSAQFEHTILVTADGAEVLTRTEGTSF, from the coding sequence ATGGTTTCCATTAAAACCGATGAAGAAATCGAAAAGATGAGGGTGACCGGCCGGCTGGCGGCGGAGGTCCTGGTGATGATCGAGTCGTACATCAAACCGGGCGTGACGACCAATGAGCTCAATGACATCTGTCACGACTACATCATCAAGAAAGGGGCTATTCCCGCTCCTTTGAATTACCGGGGGTTTCCCAAAAGCATCTGCACTTCGGTGAATGACGAGGTGTGTCACGGTATTCCCTCTGACCGCAAGCTGCGAAACGGAGACATTGTCAATCTGGATGTCACCACCATTGTGGACGGGTACCACGGAGACACCAACAAGACTTTTTTCGTGGGGTCACCGCGCAAGAACGCGCAGAAGCTCACCGAAGCCACCAAAATCGCCCTGCACAAGGCCATCGACGTGGTGCGGCCGGGGGCCCATCTGGGCGACATCGGCGCCACCATCCAGCAATTCGTCGAAAGGAAAGGATATTCCGTGGTGCGGGAGTTCTGCGGGCACGGCATTGGAGCCAAATTCCACGATGAACCCCAGGTGCTTCACTTCGGCCAGTTCGGACAGGGTATGGAGTTGAGGCAGGGCATGACATTCACCATCGAGCCCATGGTCAACATGGGTGGGCGCGAGCTGCGGATTCTTGATGACAACTGGACCGCCGTCACACTGGACGGTTCATTGTCCGCTCAGTTCGAACACACCATCCTTGTTACGGCCGATGGAGCGGAAGTGTTGACTCGAACAGAAGGAACCTCATTTTAA
- the hemW gene encoding radical SAM family heme chaperone HemW translates to MDSVGLYIHIPYCLHKCGYCDFNSHPENASERERYVPALIEEIRHYAPRLKDRRVETIFFGGGTPTTLPAGDQIRILKACRRYFDVADDAEITTEANPSTVETENLKCLRAAEINRLSVGVQSFDSDELKTLDRVHSVKEIHQTVERARRAGFDNLSLDLMFALPGQSKVRWQDNLEQAIAKNPEHLSAYNLTIEPGTAFHKLHEAGALTLPSEDFQLELYQYSIKRLAEAGYEHYEISNFSKPGYESRHNILYWENGDYLGLGAGASSYLDGVRFKNFNTPAHYIDRVKSDGHAVQTEEALDARRAMGETLMLGLRLKRGVSIPKFEQRFQVPFDKVFGSVVERLREQELVSVHGDHLALSTRGLYLADSVILEFIE, encoded by the coding sequence ATGGACTCTGTCGGCCTTTATATCCACATTCCCTATTGCCTGCACAAATGCGGCTACTGCGATTTCAATTCGCATCCGGAGAACGCCTCCGAACGGGAGCGGTACGTCCCGGCCCTGATCGAAGAAATCCGCCACTACGCGCCCCGGCTGAAAGACCGACGGGTGGAGACCATCTTTTTCGGCGGCGGAACCCCCACCACGCTTCCGGCAGGCGACCAGATCCGCATCCTCAAAGCCTGCAGACGGTATTTCGACGTGGCCGACGACGCGGAGATCACCACCGAGGCCAACCCGTCCACTGTCGAGACGGAAAACCTGAAATGCCTGCGTGCCGCTGAGATCAACCGACTGAGCGTCGGCGTGCAGTCGTTCGACTCGGACGAACTGAAAACCCTCGATCGCGTGCACAGCGTCAAGGAGATTCATCAAACCGTCGAGCGCGCCCGCCGCGCGGGGTTCGACAACCTGTCGCTCGACCTCATGTTCGCCCTGCCCGGTCAGTCGAAAGTACGCTGGCAGGACAACCTGGAACAAGCCATCGCCAAGAACCCGGAACACCTCTCCGCTTACAACCTGACCATCGAGCCGGGCACCGCTTTTCACAAACTGCATGAAGCGGGGGCACTCACCCTGCCTTCGGAAGATTTTCAACTGGAGTTGTACCAGTACAGCATCAAGCGGCTGGCGGAGGCGGGCTACGAGCATTACGAGATTTCCAACTTCTCCAAACCCGGTTACGAGAGCCGCCACAACATCCTGTACTGGGAAAACGGCGATTACCTGGGGCTCGGCGCCGGAGCGTCGTCATACCTTGACGGGGTGCGCTTCAAAAATTTCAACACACCCGCGCATTACATCGACCGCGTTAAATCCGACGGTCACGCGGTGCAGACCGAGGAAGCGCTTGACGCCCGCCGCGCCATGGGCGAAACGTTGATGCTGGGCCTGCGCCTGAAACGCGGCGTCAGCATCCCGAAATTCGAACAGCGTTTCCAGGTGCCGTTCGACAAGGTGTTCGGCTCCGTCGTCGAACGTCTGCGCGAACAGGAACTGGTGTCGGTGCACGGCGACCATCTCGCTCTGTCCACGCGCGGGCTGTATCTGGCCGACTCGGTCATCCTCGAATTTATCGAATGA